Proteins from one Ramlibacter sp. PS4R-6 genomic window:
- a CDS encoding DUF4118 domain-containing protein has protein sequence MRLSRPHQYGIAALAAAAATLASTALDGHMSVAGLALVYLLAVVATAVALDRGPGLAASLLCVSALNFFFVPPRYSFEIDGAEYWWTLAVLLALSTWINALVASLRTRRARAEEATAQAAQLHALSEALAGGGSAPKLALEAAQWLHREIGHGAAVFLHEGDALRAFVAGADASSFQASAAQWAVDHGRPLGRGCDDWSDLPLWCAPFARHAPRGAVQWLLHPGARPSRELQQHWLAIARQVGLAIDRERAAQVARDAVAAAQAETARNTLLASLSHDLRTPLAALMGTASTLRTQAAQLPPAQRDQLLANLEDESRDLTAMADNILQLARLSQPQAQLRRQWESVEEVLGTAVARLRNRWPGVRIQLRVTPGLPPVDAEAALLAQVIANLVDNAVRHSPAPARIEVTAGRSRDGVFIALRDHGEGISEAAAATLFEPYRRDGGAAGLGLAICKLVVEAHGGRIAARPCDPGTEFRIDLPAREMEAAPP, from the coding sequence ATGAGGCTGTCGCGCCCGCACCAGTACGGCATCGCCGCCCTTGCGGCCGCGGCCGCGACGCTGGCCAGCACCGCGCTCGACGGGCACATGTCGGTGGCGGGCCTGGCGCTTGTCTATCTCCTGGCCGTCGTGGCCACCGCCGTGGCGCTGGACCGCGGCCCGGGCCTGGCCGCCTCCCTCCTGTGCGTGTCGGCGCTCAATTTCTTCTTCGTCCCGCCGCGCTACAGCTTCGAGATCGACGGCGCGGAGTACTGGTGGACGCTGGCCGTGCTGCTGGCCCTGTCGACGTGGATCAACGCCCTGGTCGCGTCGTTGCGCACGCGGCGCGCGCGCGCCGAGGAGGCGACGGCGCAGGCGGCGCAGTTGCACGCGTTGAGCGAAGCGCTGGCCGGTGGCGGCAGCGCGCCGAAGCTGGCGCTGGAAGCCGCGCAATGGCTGCACCGCGAGATCGGGCATGGCGCAGCCGTGTTCCTGCACGAAGGCGACGCACTGCGCGCGTTCGTGGCGGGCGCCGATGCTTCCTCTTTCCAGGCGTCCGCCGCGCAATGGGCCGTGGACCACGGCCGGCCGCTCGGGCGCGGCTGCGACGACTGGTCCGATTTGCCACTGTGGTGCGCGCCTTTCGCGCGCCACGCACCGCGCGGCGCCGTCCAGTGGCTCCTGCATCCGGGCGCGCGTCCGTCACGCGAGCTGCAGCAGCATTGGCTGGCGATCGCGCGCCAGGTGGGGCTGGCGATCGATCGCGAGCGCGCCGCGCAGGTCGCGCGCGACGCCGTCGCGGCGGCGCAGGCCGAAACCGCCCGCAACACCTTGCTGGCCTCGCTCTCCCACGACCTGCGCACCCCGTTGGCGGCGCTCATGGGCACCGCGAGCACGCTGCGCACGCAGGCCGCGCAATTGCCCCCCGCCCAGCGCGACCAGTTGCTGGCCAACCTCGAGGACGAAAGCCGCGACCTCACCGCGATGGCCGACAACATCCTGCAGCTGGCGCGCCTGTCGCAGCCGCAGGCGCAGTTGCGCCGCCAGTGGGAGTCGGTGGAGGAAGTCCTGGGCACGGCGGTGGCGCGCCTGCGCAACCGCTGGCCCGGGGTGCGCATCCAGCTGCGTGTGACGCCGGGCCTGCCGCCCGTCGATGCCGAAGCCGCATTGCTGGCGCAGGTGATCGCGAACCTGGTGGACAACGCGGTGCGCCACTCGCCGGCGCCCGCCCGCATCGAGGTGACGGCGGGCCGCAGCCGCGACGGCGTCTTCATCGCCCTGCGCGACCATGGCGAAGGCATTTCCGAAGCGGCGGCGGCGACCCTCTTCGAGCCGTACCGGCGCGACGGCGGTGCCGCGGGCCTTGGCCTCGCGATCTGCAAGCTGGTGGTCGAAGCGCATGGCGGCCGCATCGCCGCGCGGCCGTGCGACCCGGGCACGGAATTCCGCATCGACCTGCCCGCACGCGAGATGGAGGCGGCGCCGCCATGA
- a CDS encoding response regulator, which translates to MTDVLVVEDESGIAQFVAASLSAAGLRPRTCATARAADEEIRRQAPELVILDLGLPDEDGVQFIARQRASLTAPVLVLSARTQEAEKIAALDAGADDYLTKPFGVGELLARVRAMLRRARAAPLPAPRLQIGDLAFDRASRELAVRGAQVHLTPVEFKLFERLARSPGKVLTHRQLLADVWGADQVDQLHYLRIYMGHLRAKIEEDPAQPRYLLTELGVGYRLADE; encoded by the coding sequence ATGACCGACGTGCTCGTCGTCGAAGACGAAAGCGGCATCGCGCAATTCGTCGCGGCCAGCCTGAGCGCCGCCGGCCTGCGCCCGCGCACCTGCGCCACCGCACGCGCCGCGGACGAGGAAATCCGCAGGCAGGCGCCCGAGCTGGTCATCCTCGACCTGGGCCTGCCCGATGAGGATGGCGTGCAGTTCATCGCGCGGCAGCGCGCATCGCTTACCGCGCCCGTGCTCGTCCTGTCGGCGCGCACGCAGGAAGCCGAGAAGATCGCCGCGCTGGACGCCGGGGCCGACGACTACCTGACGAAGCCCTTCGGCGTGGGCGAGCTGCTGGCGCGCGTGCGGGCCATGCTTCGCCGCGCCCGGGCGGCGCCGCTGCCGGCTCCCCGGCTGCAGATCGGCGACCTCGCATTCGACCGGGCTTCGCGCGAACTCGCGGTGCGCGGCGCGCAGGTGCACCTCACGCCGGTGGAATTCAAGCTGTTCGAACGGCTGGCGCGCTCGCCCGGCAAGGTGCTGACCCACCGGCAACTGCTGGCGGACGTGTGGGGCGCAGACCAGGTGGACCAGCTGCACTACCTGCGCATCTACATGGGCCACCTGCGCGCCAAGATCGAGGAAGACCCGGCCCAGCCGCGCTACCTGCTCACCGAGCTGGGTGTGGGCTACCGGCTGGCGGACGAGTGA
- a CDS encoding potassium transporter Kup encodes MAAATALPPSHAEPSPARQGTAALTLAALGVVYGDIGTSPLYTIKEVFSPATGVPLNPQTLVGAVSVIFWALMLVVTLKYVALIMRASNEGEGGIMALLALASRTVAQQPALRRKLLLLGAFGACLFYGDSVLTPAISVMSAVEGLEIATPALKAWVLPISIGILVALFVAQRHGTAVVGRFFGPVVVVWFAVIAAVGAWQIAQAPQVLAAIDPRHAWRFLAERGWGLFAAVGAVVLAITGAEALYADMGHFGKRPIRVAWSALVLPALALNYAGQGALLLRDPKALENPFYLSFPPALLVPAVVLATAATIIASQAVISGAYSLTQQAIQLGLWPRMRVVHTSERERGQIYVPFVNWALLVAVVLACVGFGNSSAMASAYGIAVTGTMLITTVLTWFVVRRAWGFPLWVSLPATAFFIALDLLLVVSCATKFIEGGWFPVVLAAALLVLMAAWNRGRHLLGETMKDELLPLPGFAAAVGVDSHVLRVDRTAVFLSAEPDVVPQALLHNMKHNLVLHRRNVILTLRFHEEPYVPAQRRIELREAGHGFWQVTAHFGFMDKPDVPAALALCAGQGLAIDPFATSYFLSRETIVPRPRAGMARWRQNLFEAMSRNSGRAVDYFGIPGNAVIELGTRVQL; translated from the coding sequence ATGGCCGCAGCAACCGCACTACCCCCATCCCACGCTGAACCTTCGCCCGCGAGGCAAGGCACCGCCGCGCTGACCCTCGCGGCGCTCGGCGTGGTGTATGGCGACATCGGCACCAGCCCGCTGTACACCATCAAGGAAGTCTTCTCGCCCGCTACGGGCGTGCCGCTCAATCCCCAGACCCTCGTCGGCGCCGTCTCGGTCATCTTCTGGGCGCTGATGCTCGTGGTGACGCTGAAGTACGTCGCGCTCATCATGCGCGCCAGCAACGAAGGCGAGGGCGGCATCATGGCGTTGCTGGCGCTCGCGTCCCGCACGGTCGCGCAGCAGCCGGCGCTGCGGCGCAAGCTGTTGCTGCTCGGCGCGTTCGGCGCGTGCCTGTTCTATGGCGACAGCGTGCTGACCCCCGCGATCTCGGTGATGAGCGCGGTCGAAGGCCTGGAGATCGCGACGCCGGCGCTCAAGGCGTGGGTGCTGCCGATCTCGATCGGCATCCTGGTGGCGCTGTTCGTGGCGCAGCGCCACGGCACGGCGGTGGTGGGGCGATTCTTCGGCCCGGTCGTGGTGGTGTGGTTCGCCGTGATCGCCGCCGTCGGCGCGTGGCAGATCGCACAGGCGCCGCAGGTGCTGGCGGCCATCGATCCGCGCCATGCATGGCGCTTCCTCGCCGAGCGCGGCTGGGGCCTGTTCGCGGCCGTCGGCGCCGTGGTGCTGGCGATCACGGGGGCCGAGGCGCTCTATGCGGACATGGGCCATTTCGGCAAGCGCCCGATCCGCGTCGCGTGGAGCGCGCTCGTGCTGCCGGCGCTCGCCCTCAACTACGCGGGGCAGGGCGCCCTGCTGCTGCGCGACCCGAAAGCGCTGGAGAACCCGTTCTACCTGTCCTTCCCCCCGGCGCTGCTGGTGCCGGCCGTGGTCCTCGCGACCGCCGCGACCATCATCGCGTCGCAGGCCGTGATCTCGGGCGCATATTCGCTGACGCAGCAGGCCATCCAGCTGGGGCTGTGGCCGCGGATGCGCGTCGTGCACACCTCGGAGCGCGAGCGCGGGCAGATCTATGTCCCGTTCGTGAACTGGGCGCTGCTCGTGGCGGTAGTGCTGGCCTGCGTGGGCTTCGGCAACTCGTCGGCGATGGCCTCCGCCTACGGCATCGCGGTGACCGGCACGATGCTGATCACCACGGTGCTCACGTGGTTCGTCGTGCGCCGCGCCTGGGGCTTCCCGCTGTGGGTTTCGCTGCCGGCGACGGCCTTCTTCATCGCCCTCGACCTGTTGCTGGTGGTGTCGTGCGCGACGAAATTCATCGAAGGCGGCTGGTTCCCGGTGGTCCTCGCCGCCGCGCTGCTGGTGTTGATGGCGGCGTGGAACCGCGGCCGCCACCTGCTGGGAGAGACGATGAAAGACGAACTGCTCCCGCTGCCGGGCTTCGCCGCGGCGGTCGGCGTGGATTCGCACGTGTTGCGCGTCGATCGCACGGCCGTGTTCCTGTCGGCCGAGCCCGACGTCGTGCCGCAGGCCCTGCTGCACAACATGAAGCACAACCTCGTGCTGCACCGGCGCAACGTCATCCTCACGCTGCGATTCCACGAGGAGCCCTATGTCCCCGCGCAGCGGCGCATCGAGCTGCGCGAGGCCGGCCATGGTTTCTGGCAGGTCACGGCGCATTTCGGTTTCATGGACAAGCCCGACGTGCCGGCGGCGCTGGCCCTGTGCGCGGGGCAAGGGCTGGCGATAGACCCGTTCGCCACGTCGTACTTCCTCAGCCGCGAAACCATCGTGCCGCGCCCGCGGGCCGGCATGGCGCGCTGGCGCCAGAACCTGTTCGAGGCGATGTCGCGCAATTCGGGCCGCGCGGTGGACTACTTCGGCATCCCGGGTAACGCGGTGATCGAGCTGGGCACGCGCGTGCAGCTGTGA
- a CDS encoding GNAT family N-acetyltransferase — translation MDAGTDTLRTAWQLRALRTSDLELVCRHREQLFLEAGRAPALVAQMRAPFREWLQRHFAAGTYVGWIAERDGRAAGGAGFIELDWPPHTFHPDQARRGYVLNVFVEPEFRGAGCAKALMRAVESEMRARGIDYCTLHATDAGRPLYDALGWNATNEMAKRLG, via the coding sequence ATGGATGCCGGCACCGACACCCTTCGAACCGCGTGGCAATTGCGGGCGCTGCGCACATCCGACCTCGAGCTGGTCTGCCGCCATCGCGAGCAGCTGTTCCTGGAAGCCGGCCGGGCACCGGCGCTCGTCGCGCAGATGCGGGCGCCGTTCCGCGAGTGGCTCCAGCGGCACTTCGCCGCCGGCACGTACGTCGGCTGGATCGCCGAGCGTGACGGCCGCGCGGCCGGCGGCGCCGGCTTCATCGAGCTGGATTGGCCGCCGCACACTTTCCATCCGGACCAGGCGCGGCGCGGGTACGTGCTGAACGTGTTCGTCGAGCCGGAATTCCGCGGCGCCGGCTGCGCCAAGGCGCTCATGCGCGCCGTCGAAAGCGAGATGCGTGCGCGTGGCATCGACTACTGCACGCTGCATGCCACCGACGCAGGGCGGCCGCTCTACGACGCGCTCGGCTGGAACGCCACCAACGAGATGGCGAAACGCCTGGGCTGA
- a CDS encoding 4-oxalocrotonate tautomerase translates to MPTLRVELMEGRTVEQKRELTTALTQACVEVLKCQPQAVDILFYDIKRHDWATGGELWSDKKS, encoded by the coding sequence ATGCCCACCTTGCGCGTCGAACTGATGGAAGGACGCACCGTCGAACAGAAACGCGAGCTGACCACCGCGCTCACGCAGGCTTGCGTCGAGGTGCTGAAGTGCCAGCCGCAGGCCGTGGACATCCTGTTCTACGACATCAAGCGCCACGACTGGGCCACGGGCGGCGAGCTCTGGTCGGACAAGAAGTCCTAG
- a CDS encoding NAD-dependent epimerase/dehydratase family protein, whose amino-acid sequence MKVLVLGGTGYIGARLAALLEQAGGATPVVASRRSGIDTTDLDSMARALQGMDAVVNCVAGSAEAIAQGARVLVQAAERSGRPRIVHLSTMSVYGALEGEVTEASPRDPSIGWYAKAKCEAEDIIADYEGEAVMLRPGCVWGPGSELWVGRIGRLLRAGRLGDLGAAGDGWSNLVAVDDVCQAVIASLRIAATPGTPRVFNLAAPDSPRWNDYFTDLALAIGATPVPRLSARRVKLDAKLLGPPLKVAEIVLKKAGRATKALPDPLPPGLLGVFERHLHLRGELAQRELGIAYTPYASVLTAATSCTCP is encoded by the coding sequence ATGAAGGTTCTCGTCCTCGGCGGCACGGGCTACATCGGCGCGCGCCTGGCCGCGCTGCTGGAGCAAGCGGGCGGGGCCACGCCCGTGGTCGCGTCGCGCCGCAGCGGCATCGACACGACCGACCTCGATTCGATGGCCCGCGCCCTGCAAGGCATGGACGCGGTGGTGAACTGCGTGGCCGGCAGCGCCGAAGCCATCGCGCAGGGCGCGCGCGTGCTGGTGCAGGCGGCCGAGCGCTCGGGCCGCCCGCGCATCGTGCATTTGTCGACGATGTCGGTGTACGGCGCGCTCGAAGGCGAGGTGACCGAAGCCTCGCCCCGCGACCCGTCGATCGGGTGGTACGCGAAGGCCAAGTGCGAGGCCGAGGACATCATCGCCGACTACGAAGGCGAGGCCGTCATGCTGCGCCCCGGCTGCGTGTGGGGCCCCGGCAGCGAGCTGTGGGTGGGCCGCATCGGCCGGCTCCTGCGCGCGGGGCGCCTGGGCGACCTGGGCGCGGCGGGCGACGGGTGGTCCAATTTGGTCGCGGTCGACGACGTGTGCCAGGCGGTCATCGCGTCGCTGCGCATCGCCGCGACACCCGGCACGCCGCGTGTCTTCAACCTGGCCGCGCCCGACAGCCCGCGCTGGAACGACTACTTCACCGACCTCGCGCTCGCCATCGGCGCGACGCCCGTGCCGCGCCTGTCGGCGCGCCGCGTCAAGCTGGATGCGAAGCTGCTCGGCCCGCCGCTGAAAGTGGCGGAGATCGTCCTGAAGAAAGCGGGGCGCGCGACGAAGGCACTGCCCGACCCGTTGCCGCCGGGGCTGCTGGGCGTGTTCGAGCGCCACCTGCACCTGCGCGGCGAGCTCGCGCAGCGCGAGCTCGGCATCGCGTACACGCCCTACGCGAGCGTGCTCACTGCCGCGACATCGTGTACGTGCCCTTGA